Within the Solwaraspora sp. WMMA2056 genome, the region TGGAAGTACGCCGACGAACTCGCCCGCCGTCACCCGACCGCCCGGGTGCAGTGCGACTCCCTGTACGTCCACGACGGCAACGTGTTGACCGGCGCCGGCACCGCCGCCGGGATCGACGCCTGCCTGCACCTGGTCCGCCAGGAGCACGGCTCGGCGCTGGCCACCAAGCTCGCCCGTCGGATGGTGGTCCCGCCGCACCGCGACGGCGGTCAGACGCAGTACATCGAGACCCCGATCGCGGCCAGCCCGACCGCGACCACCCTGGAACCGGTGCTCGCCTGGATGCAGGCCCACCTGGACGTACCGGCGAGCGTCGACGACCTCGCGGCACGGGCGCACATGGCCCCGCGCACCTTCGCCCGGCGGTTCCGCGCCGAAACCGGCACCACCCCGCACGACTGGCTGACCGGCCAACGGGTGCTCCGGGCCCGCCAACTGCTGGAGGAGACCAGCCTCGGCGTCGAGGCGGTCGCCCGGCACTGCGGCTTCGGCGACGCGGCCACCCTGCGCCACCACTTCACCCGCCGGGTCGGCGCCACCCCGCAGGCCTACCGCAGCACGTTCCGCGACCGCACCGCCGTCGGCGCGTCCGCCGCCGGCTGAGTGGTCGCCACCGGCTGATCGTCCCCCACCGGCTGAGTGGTGCCCACCGGCTGAGTGGTGCCCACCGGCTCGTCGGCGGTCGCGCTCACGGCGGCCAGTACGCCGGCCCGACGGTGGACCTGGATCCCCCCGGGCAGGTGCACCGCCCGCTGCCCCCGCCAACCGGTCACCAGCGTGTCGAGGGCGTCGACGTGCCGGTGGGACAACGCGCCGCCCGCCGCGCCGAGCTCACGGGCCCAGCGGTGCAGCACCCGGGTCCGTACCGCGTCGGGCTGCTCGGCGAGCACCGCGACCACCAGCCCGGCCGGGGTCCGGGCCCGGCGCAACGCGGCGTCGGCCAACCCGTCGAGTACGGCGTTGTCGGCCGCCAGCAGCGTGGCGGTCCGGGCCAGGTTCGCCACCACCCCGGCACCCAACGTGTCGACCAGCGCCGGCAGCAGATCGGCCCGGACCCGGGCCCGGGCGTACGCCGGGTCGGTGTTGTGCGGGTCGGTCCACGGGTCCAGCCCCAGCGCGGCACAGGCCGCCGTCGTCTGCGCCCGGGTCACCGACAGCAACGGCCGCAGCAGCGTGACGCCGGCGACCTCGCGGGCCGGCGGCATCCCGGACAGTCCCGCCGGCCCGGCCCCCCGGGCCAGCGCCAGCAGCACCGTCTCGGCCTGATCGTCGCGGGTGTGCCCGAGCAGCACGGCGACGGCACCGTGCCGGCTGGCCACCTCCCGGAGGGCGGCGTACCGGGCGGAGCGGGCCGCCGCCTCCGGACCACCGTCGCGCCCGACCGACACCGGTGCCACCACGACCGGGTCGAACCCGACGTCGGCCGCCCACCGGGCCACCTGCCCGGCCCGCGCGGCGGAACCCGGCTGCAGGGCGTGGTCGACGGTCACCAGACCGGCGGTGACGGCACAGCGCGGGGCCACGAACGCGACGGTGGCCGCCAACGCCAGCGAGTCCGGACCGCCGGAACAGGCCACCAGCACGGTCCGTCCGGCGTACCCGCGCAGGACCCGGCGGACCGCGACCCGCAGCGCGGCGACCTCAGCAGCGGGCCCGGCCACCGGCGGCTCAGGCAACCGTGGGCGGCGAACCGGACACCGGGCCGTGCACCCGGGCAACCCACGCGTCGGGGTCGCCGAGCTCCTCCAGCCGGGGCAGGGTCAACGGCGAGTCGAAGATCTTGTTGAAACCGGCCATGCCGACCCGCTCGACGACGCCGTGGACGAACTTGCGGCCCTCGGCGTACTGGCGCATCTTGACCTCCACGCCGAGCAGCCGACGGATCGCCTTCTCCAACGGGTTGCCCGCCTCGCGGCGCCGGTTGAAGCCGGCCCGGATCTGCTCCACGGTCGGGATCACCTCCGGCCCGACGCCGTCCATGACGAACTCGGCGTGCCCCTCCAGCAGGGTCATCAACGCGGTCAGCCGGTCCAGGACGGCCCGCTGGGCCGGGGTCTGGACGATGTCGAGCACGCTGGCCCGGCTCTGCGGATCGCGGATGGCGTCGGACAGTGTGCCGACGCCCCGTCGAATCCGCTCGACGATGTTGTCGCCGCCGGCCTGGGAGGCGTCGACGAAGGCCTGCACCTGGCCGAGGAAGTGCCCCCGCATCCACGGCACCGCCGTGAACTGGGTCCGGTGCGTCACCTCGTGCAGGCAGACCCAGAGCCGGAAGTCCCGGGGGTCGGCCTGCAGTTTCCGCTCGACCTCGACGATGTTCGGCGCGACCAGCAGCAGCTGGCCGGGGTCACCGGAGAAGACCTCGTACTGGCCGAGCACCCGTCCGGACAGGTAGCTGAGCACCGTACCGGCCTGGACGCCGGTCACCCGCGAGCCGATCGCGTCGGTCAGCGCACCGGGCTGGCGGTCCCCGGCGGCCCGGGTCACCAGCGGGGTGATCACGTCGCGCAGCCCGGCGATGTTCGCCGCCGCCCAGTCCCGCCGGTCGACCACCCGCACCGGGGGGTGCGCGACCTGGGCCTGCAACCCGGTGTACGCGACGACGTGCCCGGCCGCTTCGTCGGTGAGTCGCCGGAGGTCGTCGACGACCTGGGTCGCCTCGTCCAAGGTAGCCTTCGGCCCCGACTTGCTCAGCGCGCCAGCGGTAGCGGCGGCCAGATCCCAGTCCACGAACTGCGCCATGCCACCCACCGTACCCGCGTACCGCTCGTCGACCCTGTTGATCATGTCCTGATCAGCGGCAACCGCAGCCCGCCAGGGTCGCCGCGATCCGGTCCAGCGCCTCCTGGGCCTGGTCGATGTAGAGCGGCACCGCGTCGGCCAGCACCGCGAACGCCAACAACCGGCCATCGGCGGTCGTGACCGTCCCCGCCAGTGAGTTCACCCCGGACAACGAGCCGGTCTTGGCCCGCACCACGCCGGCGCCGGCCCGCTGCGGCGCGGCCGTCGCCCGGTACCGGCCCTGCAGCGTTCCGGACCACGCGGCGACCGGCAGTCCGGCGAATATCCCGGCCAGCTCGGGACGGCTGCCGCTGCCCGCCAGCACCGTCAACTCGGTCAGCAGGCGGGGCGACATGCGGTTGGTCCGCGACAGGCCGCTGCCGTCGAACAGCTCGCTCTGTTCGGCCGGCAGGCCGAGATCAGCCAGTACGGCGTCCATCGCGGCCGCCGCGCCCGCGTACGACGCGGGTTCGCCCCGGGCGATGGCGACCTGTCGGGCCAGCGCCTCCGCCACGACGTTGTCGCTGTCGGCCAGCATGGTCTCCACCAGGCTGATCATCGGCGGCGACTCGACCCGGGCGAGTTCGGTGCCGGGACGCACCGCCGGGTCGCCGGTGCCGGCGGTCTGCGAGGGCGCGCCGGTGCCGGCGGTCTGCGTGGTCGCGTCGGTGCCGGTCCCCGCCGCCGAGGTGGCCGGGGCGCCCGCGACCGCCCCGGTGCTGCCCGTCGGCTGCCCGGTCGATCCGGCGAGCTGCTCGGCGTAGCCCGCAGGTGCGCTGGTCACCGCCTCCGCCGGCAGGCCCAGGGCCCGGGCGAAGGCCCGGCCGGCCGCCAGATCCGGTGCCGACGAGCGGGGTGCCCACCCCTTGCCTGCCTTCGGGTCGGTCCGGCCGCCGTCGACCATCAACGCGGTGATCGCCGCGGCGTACCCGCCGGTGGGGATGTCGTCGTCCCAGCCGGACCCGAACGCCGGACCGGAGAACAGCGACGCGTCGATGACGACCCTGGCGACCGGGGTCGCCCCGAGCGCCGTACGGGTGGCGGCCGCCAGCTCGTCGAGTCGCGCCGCCGTCGGGTAGAACCCGGTCCCGTCGATCGCCAGGGTCGGGTCACCGCCACCGACCAGCACGACCTCACCGGGAGCCGACCCCGCGACCACCCGGGTGGCGATCCGGTGGGTCGGGCCGACCGTGGCCAGCACGGTCGCCGCAGTGACCAGTTTCGTGGTCGACGCCGGCATGGTCATCATGTCCGGCTGCTGGCTGAACAGCACCGACCCGGTCGCCATGTCCTGGACGGAGACATGCACCCGACCGCCGAGTCCGGACGAGGCGAGTGCCGCGGTGAGCTCCGTCGCCAGCGCCGTCTGGTCCGGCACCGGTGCGTCCGCCGCCATCGCGGCCAGCACCGGCCCGGGCGTCGGATCGCCTGACGGGCTGGGGGTGGGATCGGGTTGGGCACCGAACCAGCCGGCCACCGGCCCCGGTCGCAGCACGGCGACCGACGTACCACTCACCAGCAGGAAGGCACCGACGATCGCGGCGGCCAGCAACATGGCCCGCCGGCGACCGACCCCAGCGCCGGTCGGCTCGGGCCCGGCTGCAGGCTGCTCGGGTACGGCCACAGGCTGCTCGGGTACGGCCACAGGCTGCTCGGACTCGACCGCAGCACGCTCGGGTACGGCCACAGGCTGCTCCGGCGCGGCCACCGACGGCGATGCGGACTCGGCCGCAAGCACGGACTCAGACGGAGGCGCTGCTGCTGGCGGCTGCGGCGCTGACGCGGTGGCGCGCACCGGTACGACGGCCTGACCACGATGCGGCCGGGGCGGGGTGTTCGACGGTACGACGGCCCGCCCGGTCACCGGCCGCCGCGCCGGCTCGGGCTCAGCGACCGGCTCGGGCCCGACAACCGGCTCGGACTCAGCGACCGGCTCAGGTACGACGACCGGCTCAGGTACGACGACCGGCTCGGGCCCGACGACCGGCTCAGGTACGACCGCGCCGGGCTCAGCAACCGGCTCCGGCGTGACTGTCGACTCCGACTCCGGCTCGCGCTCGGGTTCCGGTACGGGCTCGGGTACGGCTGCGGTCACCTCGTCGGCGGTGACCACGGCCGGCGAGGCCGGCGCGTCGGCCGGACCGTCCTCGGGCGGATCACCACCAGCCAGATTGTCACTCTCCGCATCGACCACCTTGCCCTGCGGCGAGATGTCGGGCTCCCGGCCCGACGGGTCGGCCTCACCGGCGGTCTTACCCGAGTGTGAATCTTCCCTCCCCACCGGCCCCACCTCCCATACGACGAACCGACTAGGCGACACTACTTGTGTTCACAAAGCGAGCGGGAGCCAACGGTCGGGCGGGGCAACGCCCGAGCGGCGTACCGCTCTATTTCCGTAGCCAGCGCGGGCGACGAGGGAGCGTGATGATGGATTTCGACGTGACGGTTGAGATCCCCAAGGGTCACCGGAACAAATATGAGGTCGATCATGCGACCGGCCGGATCCGGCTGGACCGTACGTTGTTCACCTCGACGCAGTACCCGGCAGACTACGGTTTCATCGAGGGAACCCTTGGGCAGGACGACGATCCACTGGACGCACTGGTACTCGTACCGGAACCCACCTTCCCAGGATGCCTCATCCGATGCCGGGCGATCGGCATGTTCCGGATGAAAGACGAAAAAGGCGCCGACGACAAGGTCCTCTGCGTGCCGTACGAGGACCCGCGCCAGGAGCACCTGCGCGACATCCACCACCTCGGCGAGTTCGACCGGCTGGAGATCCAGCACTTCTTCGTGGTCTACAAGGACCTCGAGCCGGGCAAGTCGGTCGAAGGTGCGACCTGGGTCGGGCGGGTCGAGGCCGAGGCCGAGATCCAGGCGTCGTTCCGGCGGCGTGAGGCCGCCCTGGAACGCGGCGAGGCAGCCCACTGACCGGCTGAACCCAGCCCCCCCCCGGGTGGGCTGCCGGCCACGCTCAGCCGAGCAGGCCGGTGGCCCACCGGTACAGGCCCAGCACCGCACCGGCGACCGGGATCAACGACACCACCGCCAGCGTGTCCAGCACGTCCGCCGCCCGACCGAGGTACGGCGACGGGGCCCGGGTGGCGTACCGGCCGCCGGCCGCCGCCGTGGTCAGCGCGAGTACGGCCGCGAGCGCGACGAAAACGGTCGCCGGCAACGGCAGGTACGCCGGGAGACCGACGAACACCAGCAGCACCCCTGCCGTGAGCCCCGCTGCCTGCAACGGCACCCGCTGACGGGCGACGACGAACATCCGGCCGCGCAGCGGCAACGCCACCGCCGCCGTCCCGAGCAGAACCAGACCGGCCACGCCGCCGCGCCACACCAGGACGGCGCTCGCGACGGCGGCCAGGACGGCGGACCCGACCAGCATCCCGGTGAGCACCTGTTCGGCGCGGACCACGCCATGTGCCACCGCGTCCGCGTCCGGAGCGGACCTGTCGGCGGTGGTCGCCCCGGGTGTGGTCGCCCCGGCTGCGGTCGCGTCACTCGGGCCGGTCGCCGGGCTGGTCACCGGCAGCCGCCCGATCCGGACCGCGAGTCGGGGCAGCAGACCGGTTCCGCAGCCGACGAGGGCCAGCGTCAGAGCGGCCGCACCGGCCGCTCCCGCGCCAGCGAGCGCCACCGCCGCTGCCAGGCTGCCGAGCAGACCGACGGTGGTCGCGGCGGCGAAGATCGACCGGCCGGTGGTCACGCCGAGTGCGATCAGCGGCGCGGCCACCAGCATCGCCAGGTGAGCGGCGAGTACCGCCCCGGCGCTCGGCCAACCGTGCGGGTCGGTGCCGACCGGTCCGCCGTCCCCGGCGAGCAGCAGGCCGGCGGCGAAGGCGTACGGCAGAGCGCCCGCGCCCAGCGTCAGGCCCGCCACCGGATTGCGCCACACCCGGTCGGCGAGCACCCCGGCGACCGCCACCGCCACGGTGACGGCCACCGCCAGCTCCGCCAGGTCGGGACCGTTGGAGCGGACCAGCAGCAGCCAGCCGCCGGCGAGCCAGGCAGCCGCCGCCGCGCCGGCGTAGCGCCGGGTGGTCTGCCCGGACCACGGCGTGCGCCGGCGGCGGGAGGTCGCCGCGACCAGGTCCGCCAGGTCGTCGTGTTCCGGCTCCGGCCAGAAGGTGTCGCCGGGCACCAGGTGCAGCACCTCGCCGTCGCGTACCCCCTGCTGCGGCAGTGGCCGAGTGGCGCTGACCGGCGTACCGTCCGTGCGGCACAGCAGCCAACCGCCGTGCCGCTCGCCCTCGTCGGCCAGCCCGTCGCCGGCGCGACGCAGCACCTCCGGCAGCCATTCGGCGACCGGCACGTGGGCCGGCAGCGCCAGGTCCAGCCGACGTCGCGGCCCGCAGACGGTGATCTTCGCCAGACGTACGCTCACGGCACCTCCGTTACGCACAGCTGCACTGGCCGAACAGACCGGAGCACTGTATCCACTTTCGATACACTGGGGAACACCACGGTGTGTCCGTTGCGGACGACGCAGCGTGCCGTGTTAGCTGAGTCGATGTCCGGTACCGTCCTCGACCGACCGGCCCGCCAGCCGGCACCCGACGTCACCGGTGGCGAGATCCGCATCGCCGCGCCACCGTCGTTGCCGACCGAACCCACCGGGGTCGCCGGCCGATGGCAGCAGGCGTTCATGCTGCTGCCGGCGCTCGGCGGCTCGGTCGCGGCGGCGATGGCCCTCGGCCAGGGCGGCGGCGCCTACCCGTACCTGATGGGCGCGGTGTTCGCGGTCTCCGCGCTGGCGATGCTGGCCACCTCGTGGCAGGCCGGCGGCGGTGCGGCCACCGCGTCCGAGATGGACGTCGCCCGCCGGCGGTACCTGCGCTACCTGGCCGAGCTACGCCGACAGGTGCGCCAGACAGCGGTACGGCAACGGGCAGCGCTGTGCTACCGCCACCCGGATCCGCACACGCTGTGGTCGACGGCGGCCAGCAGCCGGGTGTGGGAGCGCCGGGCGGGCGACGACGACTTCGGCGTGGTCCGGGTCGGGGTGGGCCCGCAACGCCTCGCCACCGCGCTCGTCGCCCCGACCGGCCAGGCACCCGAGGACGTCGAGCCGCTCACCGCCGCCGCCGTACGACGGTTCGTCGACACCTACGCCGTGGTGCCGGACCTGCCGGCGACGGTCGCGCTGCCCGCGTGGTCCCGGATCGTCGTCACCACGACCGGAAACCGGTCGGCACCACACGTGAGCGGCGAGAGCCCGGCGTGGGACGGCGGTACGCGGCCGGAGCGGGACGGCGGTACGCGGCCGGAGCGGGACGGCGGTACGCGGCCGGCGGCGGTGGTACGGGCCATGCTGGCCCAGCTCGCCGTCTTCCACCCGCCGGACGAGCTACGGATCGCCGTCTGCGCCGCACCGCAGCGTCGACCCGCCTGGGAGTGGACGAAGTGGCTGCCGCACGTCTGGCATCCGCAGCGGCACGACGCCGCCGGTGCGCTGCGGCTCGTCGCCACCGACGTCGCCGAGTTGGCGCCGCTGGTGGCCCCGCTGGTGGCGGCGCCGCCGAGCGGGGCCGGGCCGGCCACCGGCACCGGCGCGCACCTGGTGGTCGTCCTCGACGGCGTCACCGGCGACCTGCCGACCCTGCGTCGCGACAGCGGTGGTACGGCCCGGCTCACCGTGATCGAGGTGGACCCCACGCCGGCGACGCTCGACCCGGCCACGCTGGAGCTGGCGATCGGACCGGACGGCCGGTTCACCGACCAGCGCAGCGGGCCCACCGCTGCCGACGGGGTCCGGACGGGACTGCCGGCGACGGCGACGGCGGACCAGCTCAGCACCGTCGAGGCGGAGGCGCTCGCCCGGCAGTTGACGCCGCTGCGGCTGGCGGCCGGTGACCGTACGACGCCGGGGTCGGCCGCTGAGGCCGACCTGATCCGGCTGCTCGGACTCGACGCCGCGCCCGCCGCACGGTGGTGGACGGCGGACGGGCCGGTACGCGGCCCGGCGGCCGGCCGGCAGCTACGGGTACCGATCGGCGTCGACGCCGACGGCCGGCCGGTCGAACTCGACCTGAAGGAGTCGGCGGCGCAGGGCATGGGTCCGCACGGGATGGTCGTCGGCGCCACCGGCTCCGGCAAGTCCGAGCTGTTGCGGACCCTCGTGCTCGGGTTGGCGTTGAGCCACCCGCCGGAGGAGCTGAACGTCGTCCTCGTCGATTTCAAGGGCGGTGCCACGTTCGCGGCCCTGGACCGGTTGCCGCACACCGCCGCCGTCATCACCAACCTCGCCCGGGAGCTGCCGCTGGTCGACCGGATGGCGGACTCGTTGACCGGTGAGGTGGTGCGCCGGCAGGACCTGCTGCGCCGGGCCGGCAACCTGGCCAGCCGTCAGGAGTACCTGCGGGCCCGGCAGAACGACCCGGCGTTGCCGCCGCTGCCGGCGCTGCTGATCGTCTGTGACGAGTTCACCGAGCTGCTCACCGCCAAGCCGGACTTCATCGAGGTCTTCGGTCAGATCGGACGCCTCGGTCGGTCACTCGGCATCCACCTGCTCCTCGCCTCGCAGCGGGTGGACGAGGGCCGGCTGCGTGGGCTGGACACCCACCTGTCGTACCGGATCGGGCTGCGCACCTTCTCCGCGCTGGAGTCCCGGGCGATTCTCGGCGTACCGGACGCCTACCACCTGCCCCGGGATCCGGGACACGGTTTCCTGGCCTACGGCACCGAACCGCCGGTGCGGTTCCGGGCCGCGTACGTGTCCGGACCGTACCGCCGGCCGAGGCCGCGACCGGCCGGCGGACGCCGCCGTGCGCCCCGGCTGTACGACTACCGGACGGCGGTGGTGCCAGCGGTCGCGCCGGAGCCGGTCGTCGCGCCGCCGGTCACCGGGCCGAGCCTGTTGGACGTCACCGTCGACCGGCTCGCCCGGTACGGCCCCACCGCCCACCAGGTGTGGCTGCCGCCGTTGGACACCTCCCCACGCCTGGACGACCTGCTCGGGCCGGTCCGTCCGGTGCCCGGTCGGGGTCTGCAGGTGGCGGACCCCGCCGTCGCGGGCCGGCTGCGGGTGCCGGTCGCGCTGGTCGACAAGCCGGCCGCACAGCGGCGCGACCCGCTGTGGCTGTCGTTGGACGCCGCCGCCGGGCACCTCGCCGTGGTGGGCGCGCCGCAGGCCGGCAAGTCGCACCTGCTCCGTACGGTGGTCTGCGCGCTGGCGCTGACCCACACCCCGGACGAGGTTCAGCTGTACTGCCTCGATTTCGGTGGCGGGACCCTGGCCGGACTTCGCGAGCTGCCGCACGTCGGAGCGGTGGCCGGCCGCGCCGACACAGCCACGGTCCGCCGTACGGTGGCCGAGGTCGCCGACCTGCTCGCCGTCCGGGAGCGGCGGTTCGCCGCGCTCGGGGTGGACTCGATGGCGGCGTACCGCCGTCGCCGGGCCGCCGTCGGGGTCCGCGCCGCCGTTGGTGTTGATGCGGCGGACGGCCCGGCCGACGACCTCGACCGGTACGGCGACGTGTTCCTGGTCGTCGACGGCTGGCCGACGCTGCGCGGCGAGTACGACGACCTGGAGCAGCCGATCACCGACCTGGCCACCCGGGGCCTGTCGTACGGCGTACACCTGGTCGCGTCGGCCCCCCGGTGGACCGATTTCCGGCCGGCGCTGCGGGACCTGTTCGGGTCGCGGTTGGAGCTGCGGCTGGGCGATCCGGTCGAATCGATGGTGTCCCGCCGCTCGGCCGGCAACGTGCCGGCGCAGCCGGGCCGGGGGTTGTCCGTCGACGGTTTCCACTTCCGCACCGCTCTCGCCGAGGTGGGCGAGACCGCTCTCGCCGGGGTGGCCGAGCCGGGTGCGAATGCGAACGCGGGTACGGACGCGGGTACGGACGCGGGTGCCGGCACCGCCGGACTGGTCGCCGCGATCGCCCGGCACTGGCCGGGACGGGGCGCGCCGCCGGTGCGGCTCCTGCCGGACCTGGTGCCGTACGCCGAGTTCTCCCGGGTCGCGGGGGTGGCCGGGGACGGTGCGGACGGGCTGCGGCTGGCGATCGGCCTGGCCGAGGCGGACCTGCGACCGGCGGCGGTCGACTTCGCGGCCGACCCGCACCTGGTGGTCTTCGGCGAAGCGGAGTCCGGCAAGTCGGCCTTTCTCCGTGCACTCGCCACATCCATCGTCGACCGGTTCGTTCCCGAACAGGCCAGGTTGATCATCGTCGACTACCGACGCAGTCTGCTCGGCGCGGTCACCTCGCCCCAC harbors:
- a CDS encoding helix-turn-helix domain-containing protein, which codes for MIRTVAVIALDDVAAFELGVICEVFGLDRSADGFPTYRFDVCTVDGAPVRSTSGFSITPTADLGPVADADLVAVPAAAYQRTVPPPVLDALRAADRRGAILLSVCSGAFVLGAAGLLDGRACTTHWKYADELARRHPTARVQCDSLYVHDGNVLTGAGTAAGIDACLHLVRQEHGSALATKLARRMVVPPHRDGGQTQYIETPIAASPTATTLEPVLAWMQAHLDVPASVDDLAARAHMAPRTFARRFRAETGTTPHDWLTGQRVLRARQLLEETSLGVEAVARHCGFGDAATLRHHFTRRVGATPQAYRSTFRDRTAVGASAAG
- a CDS encoding zinc-dependent metalloprotease; amino-acid sequence: MAQFVDWDLAAATAGALSKSGPKATLDEATQVVDDLRRLTDEAAGHVVAYTGLQAQVAHPPVRVVDRRDWAAANIAGLRDVITPLVTRAAGDRQPGALTDAIGSRVTGVQAGTVLSYLSGRVLGQYEVFSGDPGQLLLVAPNIVEVERKLQADPRDFRLWVCLHEVTHRTQFTAVPWMRGHFLGQVQAFVDASQAGGDNIVERIRRGVGTLSDAIRDPQSRASVLDIVQTPAQRAVLDRLTALMTLLEGHAEFVMDGVGPEVIPTVEQIRAGFNRRREAGNPLEKAIRRLLGVEVKMRQYAEGRKFVHGVVERVGMAGFNKIFDSPLTLPRLEELGDPDAWVARVHGPVSGSPPTVA
- the dacB gene encoding D-alanyl-D-alanine carboxypeptidase/D-alanyl-D-alanine-endopeptidase, which gives rise to MGREDSHSGKTAGEADPSGREPDISPQGKVVDAESDNLAGGDPPEDGPADAPASPAVVTADEVTAAVPEPVPEPEREPESESTVTPEPVAEPGAVVPEPVVGPEPVVVPEPVVVPEPVAESEPVVGPEPVAEPEPARRPVTGRAVVPSNTPPRPHRGQAVVPVRATASAPQPPAAAPPSESVLAAESASPSVAAPEQPVAVPERAAVESEQPVAVPEQPVAVPEQPAAGPEPTGAGVGRRRAMLLAAAIVGAFLLVSGTSVAVLRPGPVAGWFGAQPDPTPSPSGDPTPGPVLAAMAADAPVPDQTALATELTAALASSGLGGRVHVSVQDMATGSVLFSQQPDMMTMPASTTKLVTAATVLATVGPTHRIATRVVAGSAPGEVVLVGGGDPTLAIDGTGFYPTAARLDELAAATRTALGATPVARVVIDASLFSGPAFGSGWDDDIPTGGYAAAITALMVDGGRTDPKAGKGWAPRSSAPDLAAGRAFARALGLPAEAVTSAPAGYAEQLAGSTGQPTGSTGAVAGAPATSAAGTGTDATTQTAGTGAPSQTAGTGDPAVRPGTELARVESPPMISLVETMLADSDNVVAEALARQVAIARGEPASYAGAAAAMDAVLADLGLPAEQSELFDGSGLSRTNRMSPRLLTELTVLAGSGSRPELAGIFAGLPVAAWSGTLQGRYRATAAPQRAGAGVVRAKTGSLSGVNSLAGTVTTADGRLLAFAVLADAVPLYIDQAQEALDRIAATLAGCGCR
- a CDS encoding inorganic diphosphatase, yielding MDFDVTVEIPKGHRNKYEVDHATGRIRLDRTLFTSTQYPADYGFIEGTLGQDDDPLDALVLVPEPTFPGCLIRCRAIGMFRMKDEKGADDKVLCVPYEDPRQEHLRDIHHLGEFDRLEIQHFFVVYKDLEPGKSVEGATWVGRVEAEAEIQASFRRREAALERGEAAH
- the eccD gene encoding type VII secretion integral membrane protein EccD encodes the protein MSVRLAKITVCGPRRRLDLALPAHVPVAEWLPEVLRRAGDGLADEGERHGGWLLCRTDGTPVSATRPLPQQGVRDGEVLHLVPGDTFWPEPEHDDLADLVAATSRRRRTPWSGQTTRRYAGAAAAAWLAGGWLLLVRSNGPDLAELAVAVTVAVAVAGVLADRVWRNPVAGLTLGAGALPYAFAAGLLLAGDGGPVGTDPHGWPSAGAVLAAHLAMLVAAPLIALGVTTGRSIFAAATTVGLLGSLAAAVALAGAGAAGAAALTLALVGCGTGLLPRLAVRIGRLPVTSPATGPSDATAAGATTPGATTADRSAPDADAVAHGVVRAEQVLTGMLVGSAVLAAVASAVLVWRGGVAGLVLLGTAAVALPLRGRMFVVARQRVPLQAAGLTAGVLLVFVGLPAYLPLPATVFVALAAVLALTTAAAGGRYATRAPSPYLGRAADVLDTLAVVSLIPVAGAVLGLYRWATGLLG
- the eccCa gene encoding type VII secretion protein EccCa translates to MSGTVLDRPARQPAPDVTGGEIRIAAPPSLPTEPTGVAGRWQQAFMLLPALGGSVAAAMALGQGGGAYPYLMGAVFAVSALAMLATSWQAGGGAATASEMDVARRRYLRYLAELRRQVRQTAVRQRAALCYRHPDPHTLWSTAASSRVWERRAGDDDFGVVRVGVGPQRLATALVAPTGQAPEDVEPLTAAAVRRFVDTYAVVPDLPATVALPAWSRIVVTTTGNRSAPHVSGESPAWDGGTRPERDGGTRPERDGGTRPAAVVRAMLAQLAVFHPPDELRIAVCAAPQRRPAWEWTKWLPHVWHPQRHDAAGALRLVATDVAELAPLVAPLVAAPPSGAGPATGTGAHLVVVLDGVTGDLPTLRRDSGGTARLTVIEVDPTPATLDPATLELAIGPDGRFTDQRSGPTAADGVRTGLPATATADQLSTVEAEALARQLTPLRLAAGDRTTPGSAAEADLIRLLGLDAAPAARWWTADGPVRGPAAGRQLRVPIGVDADGRPVELDLKESAAQGMGPHGMVVGATGSGKSELLRTLVLGLALSHPPEELNVVLVDFKGGATFAALDRLPHTAAVITNLARELPLVDRMADSLTGEVVRRQDLLRRAGNLASRQEYLRARQNDPALPPLPALLIVCDEFTELLTAKPDFIEVFGQIGRLGRSLGIHLLLASQRVDEGRLRGLDTHLSYRIGLRTFSALESRAILGVPDAYHLPRDPGHGFLAYGTEPPVRFRAAYVSGPYRRPRPRPAGGRRRAPRLYDYRTAVVPAVAPEPVVAPPVTGPSLLDVTVDRLARYGPTAHQVWLPPLDTSPRLDDLLGPVRPVPGRGLQVADPAVAGRLRVPVALVDKPAAQRRDPLWLSLDAAAGHLAVVGAPQAGKSHLLRTVVCALALTHTPDEVQLYCLDFGGGTLAGLRELPHVGAVAGRADTATVRRTVAEVADLLAVRERRFAALGVDSMAAYRRRRAAVGVRAAVGVDAADGPADDLDRYGDVFLVVDGWPTLRGEYDDLEQPITDLATRGLSYGVHLVASAPRWTDFRPALRDLFGSRLELRLGDPVESMVSRRSAGNVPAQPGRGLSVDGFHFRTALAEVGETALAGVAEPGANANAGTDAGTDAGAGTAGLVAAIARHWPGRGAPPVRLLPDLVPYAEFSRVAGVAGDGADGLRLAIGLAEADLRPAAVDFAADPHLVVFGEAESGKSAFLRALATSIVDRFVPEQARLIIVDYRRSLLGAVTSPHLIGYGSTPSHTADLIASAASYLRDRLPGPEVTAGQLAARSWWSGPELFVLVDDHDLVDNGGPDPLLPLVEHLAQARDVGLHLVLARRSGGAARALYRPVQQRLRELSSAGLVLRGDPDEGPLVGPVRPTPLPPGRGWLVTRREPTRLIQLAYLPPPVPDGHISLPKSTSGGGESR